A portion of the Lolium rigidum isolate FL_2022 chromosome 1, APGP_CSIRO_Lrig_0.1, whole genome shotgun sequence genome contains these proteins:
- the LOC124658072 gene encoding uncharacterized protein LOC124658072, translating into MASSPKHTALTLVLLCAATIMAASSTAAKDVESYSFPVFNVNTTDNLVVATNMSVITPASLLFQPERPFPEVNVSEGFLLLPDMINLWRAGGAGGPPAREASFNTSFTVESSASPISFVILLDRYPTFNNPVGLRGANDSAAGAAVPNATADGLAAVEVGTVKSYAPDSPDVGLNVTVTPNGTAAAAVWVEYDAAAHVLHVYVGAAGGEPRPSRALLDTPLSLAGRQGSPQTSPFGVFVGQGTTETTLVGLFAGTVRDIFVGVRDWDLTVDRLDGKKKKGTSWWVILIAVLGSVAAAIAIVSMVVWCFVSRRRARNMEPKL; encoded by the coding sequence ATGGCAAGCTCTCCTAAACATACAGCTCTGACGCTAGTGCTGCTCTGCGCAGCCACCATCATGGCGGCGTCCTCGACGGCGGCAAAAGACGTCGAGTCCTACAGCTTCCCAGTCTTCAACGTCAACACGACCGACAACCTCGTGGTGGCCACCAACATGTCCGTCATCACGCCAGCGTCGCTCCTCTTCCAGCCCGAGCGGCCCTTCCCGGAGGTCAACGTGTCCGAGGGCTTCCTGCTGCTCCCCGACATGATCAACCTCTGGCGCGCCGGCGGAGCCGGCGGGCCGCCGGCACGCGAGGCGTCCTTCAACACGAGCTTCACGGTGGAGAGCTCCGCCTCCCCCATCTCATTCGTCATCCTCCTCGACAGGTACCCGACGTTCAACAACCCAGTGGGGCTCCGCGGCGCCAACGActcggccgccggcgccgccgtgccGAACGCCACGGCGGACGGCCTCGCCGCGGTCGAGGTCGGCACGGTGAAGTCGTACGCGCCCGATTCCCCGGACGTGGGCCTCAACGTCACCGTCACGCCCAACGGCACCGCGGCggccgccgtgtgggtcgagtacGACGCCGCCGCGCACGTCCTGCACGTGTACGTCGGTGCCGCCGGCGGGGAGCCGAGGCCGTCGAGAGCCCTGCTCGACACGCCGCTCTCTCTCGCCGGCCGCCAAGGCAGCCCGCAGACCTCCCCCTTCGGTGTCTTCGTCGGCCAAGGCACCACGGAGACCACGCTTGTCGGTCTCTTCGCCGGCACAGTCCGCGATATCTTCGTCGGCGTCCGTGACTGGGACCTGACGGTGGACCGGCTCgatggaaagaagaagaagggaacgtcaTGGTGGGTGATACTGATCGCGGTGCTCGGGTCCGTGGCCGCCGCAATCGCCATCGTCTCGATGGTTGTGTGGTGCTTTGTGTCGAGGCGCCGGGCGCGCAACATGGAACCCAAGCTATAG